In Schlegelella aquatica, one DNA window encodes the following:
- a CDS encoding O-succinylhomoserine sulfhydrylase, with the protein MSEKKIPRRELPADARIETLAVREGLPATPWGENSEALFLTSSFVHPDAATAAARFANEEEAFVYSRFTNPTVMMMERRLAALEGTQSCIATSSGMGAILLLVMGLLRAGDHIVCSRSVFGSTIKLLGGEFAKFGVETTFVSQTDVQEWRRAVRPSTRLLFAETPSNPLTEVCDIAALADIAHGAGALLAVDNCFCTPALQQPVKLGADLIVHSGTKYLDGQGRVIAGAVCGPTSIIDDKLVPLMRSAGICLSPFNAWVVLKGLETLSIRMQAQSERALALARWLEQHPAVERVYHPGLASHPQHELAMRQQSGCGGAVVSFIVKGQTAGGADLARRHAFQVIDATRICSITANLGDTKTTITHPASTSHGRLTEDQRLAAGITQGMIRVAVGLEHVEDLKADLARGLDAIAA; encoded by the coding sequence ATGAGCGAGAAGAAGATCCCGCGTCGGGAGTTGCCTGCCGACGCCCGCATCGAGACGCTCGCGGTGCGCGAGGGCCTGCCCGCGACGCCGTGGGGCGAGAACTCCGAAGCGCTGTTCCTCACCTCCAGCTTCGTGCACCCGGACGCGGCCACGGCCGCGGCCCGCTTCGCGAACGAGGAGGAAGCCTTCGTCTACTCGCGCTTCACCAACCCCACCGTCATGATGATGGAGCGGCGCCTCGCCGCGCTCGAGGGGACGCAGTCGTGCATCGCGACATCGAGCGGCATGGGTGCGATCCTGCTGCTCGTGATGGGCTTGCTGAGAGCGGGCGACCACATCGTCTGCTCGCGAAGCGTCTTCGGCTCCACCATCAAGCTGCTGGGCGGCGAGTTCGCGAAGTTCGGCGTCGAAACCACGTTCGTTTCGCAGACCGACGTGCAGGAGTGGCGCCGCGCGGTGCGGCCCAGCACGCGGCTCCTGTTCGCCGAAACGCCGAGCAACCCGCTCACCGAGGTGTGCGACATCGCGGCGTTGGCCGACATTGCGCACGGGGCGGGGGCGCTGCTTGCCGTGGACAACTGCTTCTGCACCCCGGCGCTGCAACAGCCCGTGAAGCTCGGCGCCGACCTGATCGTGCATTCGGGCACCAAGTACCTGGACGGTCAGGGCCGCGTGATCGCGGGTGCGGTGTGCGGCCCCACGTCGATCATCGACGACAAGCTCGTGCCGTTGATGCGCAGCGCCGGCATCTGTTTGTCGCCCTTCAATGCCTGGGTGGTGCTCAAGGGGCTCGAGACCTTGTCCATCCGCATGCAGGCGCAAAGCGAGCGGGCCCTTGCGCTCGCCCGCTGGCTCGAGCAGCACCCGGCGGTGGAACGCGTCTACCACCCGGGGCTGGCCTCGCACCCGCAGCATGAGCTGGCGATGCGGCAGCAGAGCGGCTGCGGTGGCGCGGTGGTGTCGTTCATCGTGAAGGGGCAGACCGCAGGCGGTGCCGACCTCGCGCGCCGCCATGCCTTTCAGGTGATCGATGCGACCCGCATCTGTTCGATCACGGCCAACCTCGGCGACACCAAGACCACCATCACCCACCCGGCCAGCACCTCGCACGGCCGGCTGACCGAAGACCAGCGCCTGGCCGCGGGGATCACGCAGGGCATGATCCGCGTGGCGGTGGGCCTGGAGCATGTCGAAGACCTCAAGGCCGATCTCGCCCGCGGCCTGGACGCCATCGCAGCATGA
- the gltX gene encoding glutamate--tRNA ligase has product MTQIRTRFAPSPTGFIHLGNIRSALYPWAYARANNGVFILRIEDTDLERSSQEAVEVILESMKWLGLDPDEGPYFQMQRMARYKEVLAQMLEQGLAYHCYMSQAELEALRERQMAAKQKPRYDGTWRPEPGKTLPPIPPGVQPVIRFRNPTTGSVVWDDKVKGRIEISNEELDDLVIARPDGTPTYNFCVVVDDIDMGITHVIRGDDHVNNTPRQINIFRALGKEPPVYAHLPTVLNEQGEKMSKRNGAKPVTQYRDEGFLADAVLNYLARLGWSHGDDEIFTREQFLQWFDLDHLGKSAGQFDEAKLRWVNSQHIKMTDDAKLAPLVREQLDKHGVAVSDGARLAQMVGLFKDRCATTVEIADWLRMYFAPVSPAAEDLQAHVTDAVRPALARLAQRFAALPAWEKGAIQQAIKETIAEHGLKMPQLAIPVRVLVCGRAQTPSIDAVLELFDKKIVLDRLQSV; this is encoded by the coding sequence ATGACGCAGATCCGCACTCGTTTCGCCCCGTCCCCGACGGGGTTCATCCACCTCGGCAACATCCGCTCGGCCCTGTACCCCTGGGCCTATGCTCGCGCCAACAACGGCGTGTTCATCCTGCGTATCGAGGACACGGACCTGGAGCGCTCGTCGCAGGAGGCCGTCGAGGTGATCCTCGAATCGATGAAGTGGCTGGGCCTCGACCCGGACGAAGGACCGTACTTCCAGATGCAGCGCATGGCGCGCTACAAGGAGGTGCTGGCCCAGATGCTGGAGCAGGGGCTCGCCTACCACTGCTACATGAGCCAGGCCGAGCTCGAGGCCTTGCGTGAGCGCCAGATGGCGGCCAAGCAGAAGCCGCGCTACGACGGCACCTGGCGGCCGGAACCGGGCAAGACGCTGCCGCCCATCCCGCCAGGCGTGCAGCCGGTGATCCGATTCAGGAACCCGACCACCGGCTCCGTGGTGTGGGACGACAAGGTCAAGGGCCGCATCGAGATCAGCAACGAGGAACTCGACGATCTGGTGATCGCCCGCCCGGACGGCACACCGACCTACAACTTCTGCGTGGTGGTGGACGACATCGACATGGGCATCACCCACGTGATCCGCGGGGACGACCACGTCAACAACACGCCGCGGCAGATCAACATCTTCCGGGCGCTCGGAAAGGAGCCGCCGGTCTACGCCCACCTGCCCACCGTGCTCAACGAGCAGGGCGAGAAGATGAGCAAGCGCAACGGGGCCAAGCCGGTGACGCAGTACCGCGACGAAGGCTTCCTGGCCGATGCGGTGCTCAACTATCTGGCGCGCCTGGGCTGGAGCCACGGCGACGACGAGATCTTCACGCGCGAGCAGTTCCTGCAGTGGTTCGACCTCGACCACCTGGGCAAGAGCGCGGGCCAGTTCGACGAGGCCAAGCTGCGATGGGTGAACTCCCAGCACATCAAGATGACGGACGATGCAAAGCTCGCCCCGTTGGTGCGCGAGCAGCTCGACAAGCACGGCGTGGCCGTGAGCGATGGGGCGCGGCTGGCGCAGATGGTGGGTCTGTTCAAAGACCGCTGCGCCACCACCGTCGAGATCGCCGACTGGCTGAGGATGTACTTCGCGCCGGTTTCGCCTGCTGCCGAGGACCTGCAGGCCCACGTGACCGACGCGGTGCGCCCCGCGCTCGCGCGCTTGGCCCAGCGCTTCGCGGCCCTGCCTGCGTGGGAGAAGGGCGCGATCCAGCAAGCGATCAAGGAGACCATCGCCGAGCACGGACTCAAGATGCCGCAACTGGCCATCCCTGTTCGTGTGCTGGTGTGTGGTCGGGCCCAGACGCCGTCCATCGATGCGGTGCTGGAGCTCTTCGACAAAAAAATCGTGCTGGACCGCTTGCAAAGCGTTTGA
- the pcaC gene encoding 4-carboxymuconolactone decarboxylase, translating to MTHPTPSADAFEPGSPIAAAFPAGLATRRQVMGDAFVERAFSQADEFTDDLQELVTSFAWGTVWTRPGLAHKERSMITVAMLVALGRQKELEGHVRGALNNGVTVDELKEILLHSAVYCGFPAALEGFRTAQAVIRQWQAEREQPHPPQAPA from the coding sequence ATGACCCACCCCACACCTTCTGCCGATGCCTTCGAACCCGGCTCTCCGATCGCCGCAGCCTTTCCAGCGGGGCTCGCCACCCGCCGCCAGGTGATGGGCGATGCGTTCGTCGAACGTGCCTTTTCTCAGGCCGACGAGTTCACGGACGACCTCCAGGAGCTCGTCACGAGCTTCGCCTGGGGGACCGTCTGGACGCGACCCGGGCTCGCGCACAAAGAGCGCAGCATGATCACCGTCGCGATGCTGGTGGCGCTGGGGAGGCAGAAGGAGCTCGAAGGCCATGTGCGGGGCGCGCTGAACAACGGCGTCACCGTGGACGAGTTGAAGGAGATCCTCCTGCACAGCGCCGTCTACTGCGGCTTCCCGGCCGCCCTCGAAGGCTTTCGCACGGCCCAGGCGGTGATCCGCCAATGGCAGGCCGAGCGAGAACAGCCCCACCCTCCACAGGCCCCGGCATGA
- a CDS encoding DMT family transporter: MKTSDLLDLLLLAAIWGASFLFMRVGAPEFGPVTLSAVRVAGAAAFLLPIAWWHGHAGPLWRHRGRLLVAGMLTSGLPFLCFSFAALSISAGLSSIFNATTPLFGALIAWGWLGDRPGRWKGTGLVIGFAGVLWLAWDKASFKPEAASTGWAVVACLAATLCYGVAASYTKRYLSGVPSLAVAAGTQLGAASMLALPGWWWRPESLPSPTAWAATLALALLCTGVAYILYFRLITRIGPANAIAVTFLIPAFAVLWGWWWLGERITGAMLAGAGVIFVGTALATGVWPRAPSRPAHTASSRVSSPSQGR; this comes from the coding sequence ATGAAAACCTCCGATCTGTTGGACCTGCTTCTGCTCGCCGCCATCTGGGGCGCCTCGTTCCTGTTCATGCGGGTCGGCGCCCCCGAGTTCGGACCGGTCACGCTCTCGGCCGTGCGCGTCGCGGGCGCGGCGGCCTTCCTGCTGCCCATCGCATGGTGGCACGGCCACGCCGGCCCTCTGTGGCGGCATCGCGGCCGGCTCCTGGTGGCCGGCATGTTGACGAGCGGACTGCCCTTCCTGTGCTTCAGCTTCGCGGCGCTGTCGATCAGCGCGGGTCTGTCGTCCATCTTCAACGCGACGACACCGCTGTTCGGCGCGCTCATCGCCTGGGGGTGGCTGGGCGATCGGCCCGGGCGCTGGAAGGGCACCGGCCTGGTGATCGGATTCGCCGGCGTGCTGTGGCTGGCCTGGGACAAAGCCAGCTTCAAGCCCGAAGCGGCTTCCACCGGGTGGGCCGTGGTGGCCTGCCTGGCGGCCACCTTGTGCTATGGGGTCGCGGCAAGCTACACGAAACGCTACCTGAGCGGCGTGCCATCGCTCGCCGTGGCCGCAGGCACCCAGCTCGGCGCTGCCTCGATGCTCGCCCTGCCCGGCTGGTGGTGGCGCCCCGAGAGCTTGCCGTCGCCCACCGCCTGGGCCGCCACGCTCGCACTGGCACTGCTGTGCACGGGCGTCGCCTACATCCTCTACTTCCGACTGATCACGCGGATCGGGCCCGCCAATGCCATCGCGGTCACGTTCCTGATCCCCGCCTTCGCGGTGTTGTGGGGGTGGTGGTGGCTCGGCGAGCGCATCACCGGCGCGATGCTCGCCGGCGCGGGCGTGATCTTCGTGGGCACGGCCCTCGCGACGGGTGTGTGGCCCCGAGCTCCGTCCCGCCCTGCCCACACGGCTTCCAGCCGGGTCTCCTCGCCATCGCAAGGCCGATGA
- a CDS encoding methylated-DNA--[protein]-cysteine S-methyltransferase produces the protein MNTSLASAHAAVARRPPAASLSSACTAQRTLASPLGPILVARTPRGLAGLWFEGQKDHPGPLCAPVVEDDPLLVEVQRQLDAYWMGRSRVFDLPLDLHGTPFQRAVWQALLAVPAGHTRSYRDIARDIGLPSATRAVGAAVGRNPVSIVVPCHRIVGSSGHLTGYAGGLERKVALLRLEGALAL, from the coding sequence ATGAACACGTCCCTTGCCAGCGCGCATGCCGCTGTCGCTCGCCGCCCTCCGGCGGCCAGCCTCTCGAGCGCCTGCACGGCGCAGCGCACGCTCGCCTCGCCGCTCGGCCCCATCCTCGTCGCTCGCACGCCCCGGGGGCTCGCGGGTCTCTGGTTCGAAGGCCAGAAGGACCACCCCGGCCCTCTGTGCGCGCCCGTCGTCGAGGACGACCCGCTGCTCGTCGAAGTGCAGCGCCAACTCGATGCCTACTGGATGGGACGGTCGCGCGTGTTCGATCTCCCGTTGGATCTGCACGGCACACCGTTCCAGCGCGCCGTGTGGCAGGCCTTGCTCGCGGTGCCGGCCGGCCACACGCGCAGCTACCGCGACATCGCCCGGGACATCGGCCTGCCGAGCGCCACACGCGCAGTCGGTGCCGCGGTGGGTCGCAATCCGGTCTCGATCGTCGTGCCGTGCCATCGCATCGTCGGCTCGTCGGGCCACCTCACCGGCTACGCCGGCGGCCTGGAGCGCAAAGTCGCGCTGCTGCGACTGGAAGGCGCGCTCGCCCTCTGA
- a CDS encoding AlkA N-terminal domain-containing protein: MTWNDAAAYLALRARDARFDGQLFVGVASTRIYCRPICRVRTPRRENCMFFESAARAEAAGFRPCLKCRPELAPAGPAWSVMDASRTLARQAAHWLDEQLAQQVTVSVAGWARALGITDRHLRRIFTAEHGVTPQQYLQTRRLLLAKQLLTDTHLPMTDVASASGFGSVRRFNAAFLAHYRLAPGQLRRSARDVDGPPMRAVRLGWRPPYDVDALMRFLQQRAIPGVEWVDRDRREVRRTVRLHGREGEAVGWVAVRFVSQEACVRLDLSPALERWSPSVVHRVRRWLDLDAVPAVIDSALEDLACPGMRLPGAIDPFELAVRAVLGQQVTVAAARTLALRLVAAFGEPLVSPWAEVDRVFPAPAVLEALTPSQWGSLGITRQRAAAIQALAGSWPHLLALAAQPQAAALWIDALQSLPGIGPWTAHYIAMRALGWPDTFPPGDVAVLKAVRRLSGATRWADAALYGERWSPWRSYAVIRLWAAPQAAEMHAAAALSEVTR, from the coding sequence ATGACCTGGAACGACGCCGCTGCCTATCTCGCCCTGCGGGCCCGCGACGCCCGCTTCGACGGGCAGTTGTTCGTGGGCGTGGCGTCGACGCGTATCTATTGCCGACCCATCTGCCGCGTCCGTACGCCCCGGCGCGAGAACTGCATGTTCTTCGAGAGCGCCGCGCGGGCCGAGGCCGCGGGCTTCCGCCCCTGTCTCAAGTGCCGGCCCGAGTTGGCACCGGCCGGGCCGGCGTGGAGCGTGATGGACGCCTCCCGGACCCTGGCGCGGCAGGCCGCGCATTGGCTGGACGAGCAGTTGGCCCAGCAGGTGACCGTCTCTGTAGCCGGTTGGGCACGCGCGCTCGGCATCACCGACCGGCATCTGCGCCGCATCTTCACCGCCGAGCATGGCGTCACGCCGCAACAGTACCTCCAGACCCGGCGCCTGCTGCTCGCCAAGCAATTGCTGACGGACACCCACCTGCCCATGACGGACGTGGCGAGCGCCAGCGGCTTCGGCAGCGTGCGGCGATTCAACGCGGCCTTCCTCGCTCACTACCGCCTCGCCCCGGGACAGTTGCGCCGTTCGGCGCGCGACGTCGATGGGCCTCCCATGCGCGCCGTGCGCCTCGGATGGCGGCCGCCTTATGACGTCGATGCCCTGATGCGCTTTCTCCAGCAGCGCGCCATCCCCGGGGTCGAATGGGTCGACCGCGATCGGCGTGAGGTGCGGCGCACCGTGCGCCTGCACGGCCGCGAGGGCGAGGCCGTGGGGTGGGTGGCGGTGCGGTTCGTCTCGCAGGAGGCCTGCGTACGCCTCGATCTGTCGCCCGCTCTGGAGCGCTGGAGCCCGTCCGTCGTGCATCGCGTCCGCCGGTGGCTGGACCTGGACGCGGTACCGGCGGTGATCGACTCGGCCTTGGAAGACCTCGCGTGCCCGGGCATGCGCCTGCCAGGCGCCATCGACCCGTTCGAGCTCGCGGTGCGTGCGGTGCTGGGCCAGCAGGTCACCGTCGCGGCCGCCCGCACTCTGGCGTTGCGGCTCGTGGCGGCATTCGGAGAGCCGCTCGTCTCCCCATGGGCAGAGGTCGATCGCGTCTTCCCCGCCCCCGCGGTGCTGGAGGCGCTCACGCCCTCGCAGTGGGGCTCGCTCGGCATCACCCGACAGCGCGCGGCGGCCATCCAGGCCCTCGCCGGTTCGTGGCCGCACCTGCTCGCGCTCGCTGCGCAGCCCCAGGCGGCGGCCCTCTGGATCGACGCCCTGCAATCGCTGCCCGGCATCGGCCCGTGGACCGCCCACTACATCGCGATGCGCGCGTTGGGCTGGCCCGACACATTCCCACCCGGCGATGTCGCCGTGCTGAAAGCCGTTCGGCGTTTGAGCGGCGCCACGCGATGGGCCGATGCGGCCCTCTATGGCGAACGCTGGTCCCCCTGGCGGTCCTACGCCGTGATCCGGTTGTGGGCCGCACCGCAGGCCGCCGAGATGCACGCGGCCGCTGCCCTGTCGGAGGTCACTCGATGA
- a CDS encoding phosphomannomutase/phosphoglucomutase gives MKVAASIFKAYDVRGIVGQTLDEAVAEHLGRAFGSEMRAQGERLVAVGRDGRLSGPALSAAVVRGLRAAGVDVIDIGPVTTPMTYYVAATRCNSGIQVTGSHNPKDYNGFKMVLAGRAIYGDEIQNLRRRIEEEDYTQGHGALTTLDVLPEYRERIVSDVKLARPMKIAVDSGNGIPGASAPGILRALGCEVVELYSEVDGSFPNHHPDPSKPENLRDVIRAMQETGAELGLAFDGDGDRLGVVTRQGNIIYPDRQLMLFAQDVLARNPGASIIYDVKCTQRLAPAIRQAGGVPLMWRTGHSLIKARLKETGAPLAGEMSGHIFFKERWYGFDDATYTAARLLEILSRHDDPSAVLDALPTSHSTPELNVPCAEGEHHEVIAQLKALHERESIFPGAQEVVTIDGLRAEYADGFGLVRASNTTPVLVLRFEGHTPEALHRIEQTFMEALRRVKPDAQVAASAH, from the coding sequence ATGAAAGTCGCAGCATCGATCTTCAAGGCCTATGACGTGCGGGGCATCGTCGGGCAGACGCTCGACGAAGCGGTCGCCGAGCACCTGGGCCGGGCATTCGGCAGCGAAATGAGGGCGCAAGGGGAGCGGCTGGTCGCGGTGGGCCGCGATGGCCGGCTGTCGGGCCCCGCGCTCTCGGCGGCTGTCGTGCGGGGTCTGCGCGCGGCAGGGGTGGACGTGATCGACATCGGCCCCGTGACCACGCCCATGACCTATTACGTCGCCGCTACCCGGTGCAATTCGGGCATCCAGGTGACGGGAAGCCACAACCCGAAGGACTACAACGGCTTCAAGATGGTGCTCGCCGGTCGTGCCATCTATGGCGATGAGATCCAGAACCTGCGGCGCCGCATCGAAGAGGAAGACTACACGCAAGGCCACGGGGCACTCACCACACTCGACGTGCTGCCCGAGTACCGCGAGCGCATCGTCTCCGACGTCAAGCTCGCGCGCCCGATGAAGATCGCCGTCGACTCGGGCAACGGCATTCCGGGCGCATCCGCCCCCGGCATCCTGCGGGCGTTGGGCTGCGAGGTGGTCGAGCTGTACTCCGAGGTGGACGGCAGTTTTCCCAACCACCACCCCGACCCTTCCAAGCCCGAGAACCTACGGGACGTGATCCGCGCGATGCAGGAGACGGGGGCCGAGTTGGGCCTGGCCTTCGACGGCGACGGGGACCGGCTGGGTGTGGTCACGCGCCAGGGCAACATCATCTATCCCGACCGGCAACTGATGCTCTTTGCCCAGGATGTCCTTGCGCGCAACCCGGGCGCGTCGATCATCTATGACGTCAAATGCACGCAGCGCCTGGCACCCGCCATCCGCCAGGCGGGTGGCGTGCCGCTGATGTGGCGCACCGGCCATTCGCTCATCAAGGCGAGGCTCAAGGAAACCGGGGCCCCGCTGGCTGGCGAGATGAGCGGCCACATTTTCTTCAAGGAGCGCTGGTACGGCTTCGACGATGCGACCTACACGGCGGCGCGTCTGCTGGAGATCCTGTCGCGCCACGACGACCCGAGCGCCGTGCTGGACGCGCTGCCGACGAGCCACAGCACGCCGGAGCTCAACGTGCCGTGTGCCGAGGGCGAGCATCACGAGGTGATCGCGCAATTGAAGGCGTTGCACGAACGCGAGTCCATCTTCCCCGGGGCGCAAGAGGTGGTCACCATCGACGGCCTGCGTGCCGAGTATGCCGACGGGTTCGGGCTGGTGCGCGCGTCCAACACCACCCCGGTGCTCGTGTTGCGCTTCGAGGGCCACACGCCCGAGGCGCTGCATCGCATCGAGCAAACGTTCATGGAGGCGCTGCGGCGGGTGAAGCCCGACGCGCAGGTGGCCGCCTCGGCGCACTGA
- a CDS encoding 3-deoxy-D-manno-octulosonic acid transferase, which translates to MSSAGRTGAGSRLLSSRFWARGAYSVLLGLLKPAYLVKLWWRGRHEPLYRHAVLERLGRYAGAPTTGWVWVHAVSLGETRAAASLVEALRAELPGMRLLLTHGTATGREAGQSLLRPGDEQVWLPYDTPGVVRRFFEQFRPAVGVLMETEIWPNLLHGAKRAGVPMVVANARLSEKSLRQAQRLEAVLRPAAQTLRVALAQTAADAERLRHAGAPEVEVCGNLKFDMTPDPGLLARGRAWRAGLDRPVVLAASTRENEEAALLAAWEGLAGPRPLLWIVPRHPQRFAEVAAAVHEQGWRWARRSSWGEGQPSEGDRAADVWLGDSIGEMPAYYAAADVALLGGSFAPLGGQNLIEAAACGCPVVMGPHTFNFADAAELALQAGAGWRVDTAAEAVARAVEVIASGQAREAGERALAFAAMHRGGARAMAARIAAIVREQGG; encoded by the coding sequence GTGAGCAGTGCCGGGCGCACCGGGGCGGGCTCGCGCCTGCTTTCGTCACGATTCTGGGCGCGCGGCGCCTATTCCGTGTTGCTGGGTCTGCTGAAGCCCGCATACCTGGTGAAGCTCTGGTGGCGTGGCCGCCACGAGCCCTTGTATCGCCATGCGGTGCTGGAGCGACTGGGCCGCTACGCCGGCGCTCCCACGACGGGGTGGGTATGGGTGCACGCCGTCTCGCTGGGCGAAACGCGCGCCGCGGCCAGCCTCGTCGAGGCCTTGCGGGCCGAGCTGCCCGGCATGCGGCTCCTGCTGACGCACGGCACGGCCACCGGCCGTGAGGCCGGACAGTCGCTGTTGCGCCCGGGCGACGAGCAGGTGTGGCTGCCCTATGACACGCCGGGCGTCGTCCGCCGCTTTTTCGAGCAGTTCCGCCCGGCCGTCGGTGTGCTGATGGAGACCGAGATCTGGCCCAACCTGCTGCACGGCGCGAAGCGGGCCGGTGTGCCCATGGTGGTGGCCAACGCCCGCCTGAGCGAGAAGAGTCTGCGACAGGCGCAGCGGCTGGAAGCGGTGCTGCGGCCGGCGGCCCAGACCTTGCGCGTGGCGCTGGCCCAGACGGCGGCCGATGCCGAGCGGCTGCGCCATGCAGGTGCACCCGAGGTGGAGGTGTGCGGCAACCTCAAGTTCGACATGACGCCCGATCCCGGCTTGCTGGCACGGGGCCGGGCGTGGCGTGCGGGGCTCGACCGCCCCGTCGTGCTGGCCGCCAGCACGCGCGAGAACGAGGAGGCCGCGCTGCTTGCCGCGTGGGAGGGGCTGGCGGGGCCGCGACCCTTGCTGTGGATCGTGCCCCGGCATCCTCAGCGGTTTGCGGAAGTGGCGGCCGCGGTCCACGAGCAGGGGTGGCGATGGGCGCGCCGCAGTTCGTGGGGCGAGGGGCAGCCCTCAGAGGGCGATCGCGCGGCCGACGTGTGGCTGGGGGACAGCATCGGCGAAATGCCGGCCTACTACGCGGCGGCCGACGTGGCCTTGTTGGGCGGCAGCTTCGCCCCGCTGGGCGGGCAGAACCTGATCGAAGCGGCGGCCTGCGGATGCCCGGTGGTGATGGGCCCCCACACGTTCAACTTCGCCGACGCCGCCGAGCTCGCGCTCCAGGCGGGGGCGGGCTGGCGGGTGGACACCGCCGCCGAGGCGGTGGCGCGTGCCGTGGAAGTGATTGCCTCCGGGCAGGCGCGCGAGGCCGGCGAACGGGCCTTGGCGTTCGCGGCGATGCACCGGGGGGGCGCCCGCGCCATGGCGGCCCGCATTGCCGCCATCGTGCGCGAGCAGGGCGGCTGA
- a CDS encoding TolC family outer membrane protein encodes MAERIPLAPSTDASRDAPRASRLAASGPDAPAWAATLSALWGRASRRLVGGLAAGCVLLWTAGHAQAQTLMEVYEAARSYDATYLAARAQAESVRFATEQAYALRRPSVGLSAAVTRSELDPPVGSDRTTTNRQVGVSAAQPIFNRANSVRIEQAERSLEIAKADLQAAEQDLIVRVAQAYFNVLAAQDALGTARANKKAIEEQLASAKRNFEVGTATITDTREAQARYDLAVAQEIAAENQLRTAQVALDQLVGRTGVIPRPLTAPVTLPPIHPESVDVWVSRAETSPTVRRAQLGLEIASLETERARAGHLPTVDLVGDVGRSRQTSDPPSMTQPSGTYGSATVGVQLKMPLFAGFSVQNRIRETLLLEEKARNDLAAARRGTDQATRQAFLALQSGLAQVRALEAAEASSRLALEATLTGYRVGVRVNLDVLNAQTQLFTTQRDLARARYDALLGRLRLEQAAGQLDPADLQQINALLAP; translated from the coding sequence ATGGCTGAGCGGATTCCCCTTGCGCCCTCGACCGACGCTTCGCGTGACGCCCCCCGTGCCTCGCGCCTTGCCGCATCCGGCCCTGATGCGCCGGCATGGGCGGCCACGCTGTCCGCCCTTTGGGGGCGGGCTTCTCGTCGGCTCGTCGGGGGCTTGGCGGCCGGCTGCGTCTTGCTGTGGACGGCGGGGCACGCGCAGGCGCAGACGCTGATGGAGGTGTACGAGGCCGCCCGCAGCTACGACGCCACCTACCTCGCTGCACGTGCGCAGGCCGAGTCGGTGCGCTTCGCCACCGAGCAGGCCTACGCGCTGCGCCGCCCCAGCGTGGGCCTGAGCGCGGCCGTCACCCGCAGCGAGCTCGACCCGCCGGTCGGCAGCGACCGCACCACGACGAACCGACAGGTGGGCGTCTCCGCCGCGCAGCCGATCTTCAACCGCGCCAACAGCGTGCGCATCGAGCAGGCCGAGCGTTCGCTCGAGATCGCCAAGGCCGACCTGCAAGCGGCCGAGCAGGACTTGATCGTGCGCGTGGCGCAAGCCTACTTCAACGTGCTGGCCGCTCAGGATGCGCTGGGCACGGCGCGCGCCAACAAGAAGGCCATCGAGGAGCAGCTCGCCTCGGCCAAGCGCAACTTCGAGGTGGGCACCGCCACCATCACCGACACCCGGGAAGCGCAGGCGCGGTACGACCTCGCCGTGGCCCAGGAGATCGCCGCCGAGAACCAGCTGCGCACCGCGCAGGTGGCGCTCGATCAACTGGTCGGCCGCACGGGGGTGATTCCCCGGCCGCTCACCGCCCCTGTCACGCTGCCCCCGATCCACCCCGAGTCGGTCGACGTCTGGGTGAGCCGCGCGGAAACCTCGCCCACGGTGCGCCGGGCGCAACTCGGGCTCGAGATCGCCTCGCTCGAGACGGAGCGCGCGCGCGCCGGACACCTGCCCACCGTCGATCTGGTCGGCGACGTGGGCCGCAGCCGACAGACGAGCGATCCGCCCAGCATGACGCAGCCCTCCGGCACCTATGGCAGCGCGACCGTCGGCGTGCAACTCAAGATGCCGCTGTTCGCCGGCTTCTCGGTGCAGAACCGCATCCGCGAGACCCTGCTCCTCGAAGAGAAGGCCCGCAACGACCTGGCCGCGGCCCGGCGCGGCACGGACCAGGCAACGCGCCAGGCCTTCCTCGCGCTGCAATCCGGTCTGGCTCAGGTTCGCGCCCTCGAAGCAGCCGAGGCGTCCAGCCGTCTGGCGCTGGAGGCCACGCTCACGGGCTACCGGGTCGGCGTGCGGGTGAACCTCGACGTGCTCAACGCCCAAACCCAATTGTTCACGACCCAGCGCGACCTCGCCCGCGCACGCTACGACGCGCTGCTCGGCCGGCTGCGACTGGAGCAGGCGGCCGGCCAACTCGACCCGGCCGACCTGCAGCAGATCAACGCCCTGCTCGCTCCCTGA
- a CDS encoding rhodanese-like domain-containing protein: MQQLPPSAVQRLVQSSAPERRPVLLDVREPWEFQQAAVRLAEADTLHIPMREIPSRLAEIDPARTIVCVCHHGGRSLQVAHFLVQRGYIDVINLQGGIDAWSREVDPSVPRY; this comes from the coding sequence ATGCAGCAACTCCCACCATCCGCCGTCCAACGACTCGTCCAATCGTCTGCGCCTGAGCGCCGCCCCGTGCTGCTCGACGTGCGGGAGCCGTGGGAGTTCCAACAGGCCGCCGTCCGCCTGGCCGAGGCGGACACGCTGCACATCCCCATGCGCGAGATCCCCTCGCGCCTGGCCGAGATCGATCCGGCCCGCACCATCGTGTGCGTCTGCCACCACGGCGGCCGCAGCCTGCAGGTGGCGCACTTCCTCGTGCAGCGCGGCTACATCGACGTGATCAACCTGCAAGGTGGGATCGACGCCTGGTCCCGTGAGGTCGACCCGTCCGTGCCCCGTTACTGA